The Nitrospinaceae bacterium genome has a segment encoding these proteins:
- a CDS encoding MgtC/SapB family protein → MLTPEQVSFVLRLIEAAVLGGLIGLERERNNQPAGLRTHIILCLGSALIMEVSMRIGDGSPTSDPGRIAAQVVSGIGFLGAGAIMRMGASVRGLTTAASIWTTAGIGLAVGAGFHVEAVAAVVIMLISLGVLKKVGRRISARRSFKVVEIYVSGEDEESIIPEFEDILSKERCDVREIDVKKNLESGEMRIRMQIAAPRDFEPPRLVEAITRRDGVLRAEVR, encoded by the coding sequence ATGCTCACACCCGAGCAGGTTAGTTTTGTTCTCCGGCTGATTGAAGCCGCCGTTCTGGGCGGCCTCATTGGCCTGGAGCGCGAGCGTAACAACCAGCCCGCCGGGCTGCGCACCCATATAATCCTTTGCCTCGGTTCCGCTCTGATAATGGAAGTTTCCATGCGCATTGGCGATGGAAGCCCGACGAGCGATCCCGGTCGCATTGCGGCCCAGGTTGTTAGCGGCATCGGTTTTCTGGGTGCAGGCGCGATTATGAGAATGGGCGCCTCTGTCCGGGGGCTGACGACGGCGGCGAGCATTTGGACGACGGCGGGAATTGGCCTTGCCGTCGGTGCTGGTTTCCATGTCGAGGCGGTTGCGGCGGTGGTGATCATGCTCATTTCGCTTGGCGTTCTTAAAAAAGTAGGTCGGCGAATTTCTGCCCGGCGAAGCTTTAAAGTAGTGGAAATTTATGTGAGCGGCGAGGATGAGGAATCGATCATTCCCGAGTTCGAGGACATTCTCTCCAAAGAGCGATGTGATGTGCGTGAAATTGATGTGAAAAAAAATCTCGAAAGCGGCGAGATGAGAATACGGATGCAAATCGCCGCCCCCCGGGATTTTGAGCCGCCCCGCCTGGTGGAGGCCATCACCCGCAGAGACGGCGTGCTCCGCGCCGAGGTGCGCTAG
- the crcB gene encoding fluoride efflux transporter CrcB: MLDWLWVAIGGAAGSMMRYGTVIAVQRMTKGEFPLATLAVNIVGSFIIGWLAFLVLERDFMSVEARLVVMVGVLGGFTTFSTFSLETLRLLQGGGWSAAAANIALSVAGSLLAAWAGFSIASAT, from the coding sequence ATGCTCGACTGGCTATGGGTGGCTATCGGAGGAGCGGCAGGAAGCATGATGCGCTACGGCACGGTCATCGCCGTCCAGCGCATGACGAAGGGCGAGTTTCCCCTCGCCACCCTGGCGGTGAATATTGTGGGCTCTTTCATTATTGGATGGCTCGCTTTCCTGGTGCTTGAGCGCGATTTCATGTCGGTAGAGGCTCGGCTTGTCGTCATGGTCGGCGTACTCGGCGGGTTCACTACTTTTTCGACTTTCAGCCTCGAAACGCTCCGGCTTCTTCAAGGGGGTGGATGGTCGGCAGCGGCAGCGAACATCGCGCTATCGGTTGCGGGCAGCCTGCTTGCCGCCTGGGCCGGTTTCTCAATCGCCTCGGCCACCTGA
- the mqnC gene encoding dehypoxanthine futalosine cyclase: MTTATTAFYEALEKGASGERLSFEEGLALLEGDDLAALGAAADEVRARKHPEGIITYCIDRNINYTNVCDVYCTFCAFYRPPGDHPESYIRTKDEIREKLDGLYAAGGKQILLQGGHHPDLRIEWYEDLFRWMKTEYPDLHLHALSPPEIHHISKLEDMPYERVISRLREAGLDSIPGGGGEILVDRVRQKIARLKVDSGGWLDVMRQAHRLGVRSSATMMFGHVETPEERIEHLDRLRALQDETGGFTAFICWTFQNDGAAALKAQTVGSSEYLRTLAISRLYLDNIDNVQSSWVTQGMKVGELSLRFGANDMGSTMLEENVVSSAGTVHCLNEPDLHRMAQAAGFEPRRRNFFYELI, translated from the coding sequence ATGACAACGGCAACGACGGCGTTTTATGAGGCGCTGGAAAAAGGGGCGAGTGGCGAGCGGCTTTCATTCGAGGAAGGTCTTGCTCTTTTAGAGGGTGATGATTTGGCTGCCCTTGGCGCGGCGGCGGACGAGGTTCGCGCCCGAAAACATCCCGAGGGCATCATCACCTACTGTATCGACCGCAACATCAACTACACGAATGTGTGTGATGTGTATTGCACGTTCTGCGCATTCTATCGCCCACCGGGAGATCATCCCGAAAGCTATATCCGCACAAAAGATGAAATACGGGAAAAACTAGATGGTCTTTATGCAGCAGGCGGCAAGCAGATTCTTCTCCAGGGTGGGCATCATCCCGATCTTCGTATCGAGTGGTATGAAGATCTTTTCCGGTGGATGAAGACCGAGTATCCGGATCTTCATCTCCATGCGTTGAGCCCGCCCGAGATTCATCACATCTCAAAGCTTGAGGACATGCCCTACGAGAGAGTTATTTCGCGTCTTAGGGAGGCCGGACTTGATTCGATACCGGGCGGCGGCGGCGAGATTCTGGTGGACCGTGTGCGCCAAAAGATCGCCCGCCTGAAAGTGGACTCAGGTGGCTGGCTCGACGTTATGCGCCAGGCGCACCGGCTTGGTGTGCGCTCCTCGGCGACGATGATGTTCGGGCATGTTGAAACACCCGAAGAGCGTATCGAGCATCTTGATCGACTGCGCGCTCTTCAGGACGAAACTGGCGGCTTCACGGCTTTTATCTGTTGGACGTTTCAAAATGACGGTGCCGCGGCGCTCAAGGCGCAGACGGTGGGGAGTAGCGAGTATCTGCGCACCCTCGCCATTAGCCGACTCTATCTCGATAACATCGACAACGTGCAGTCTTCCTGGGTGACGCAAGGAATGAAGGTTGGCGAGCTATCGCTTCGTTTCGGGGCGAATGACATGGGTTCAACCATGCTTGAGGAAAACGTTGTCAGCTCGGCGGGAACGGTTCATTGTTTAAACGAGCCCGACCTTCACCGCATGGCCCAGGCGGCGGGTTTTGAGCCCCGGCGCCGCAACTTTTTCTATGAGTTAATTTAA
- a CDS encoding DNA-binding protein, translated as MAKKKSAKEVIFDDSNWKTRTPRYDVAEANFGRVLAVRMAPGDDLYGTTVKICKEKGVKAGVIVSVAASLQRATLRNVWQFPNPWPINDECRIFTPIEGPLELLQMSGNITQTEKGETYLHAHATISMGRPEGTCFGGHLVEGCTIFSTCEMVIAEIDNLAFMRLMDKQTKVGEIYGIPTDGMSKADISKEVARRKARPSPHGKK; from the coding sequence ATGGCAAAGAAAAAATCTGCAAAGGAAGTGATTTTTGATGATAGCAACTGGAAAACCCGTACGCCGCGCTACGATGTGGCCGAGGCGAATTTCGGGCGCGTTCTCGCTGTGCGGATGGCGCCGGGAGACGATCTCTATGGCACTACGGTGAAAATCTGCAAGGAAAAAGGCGTGAAGGCCGGGGTAATCGTCAGTGTGGCGGCGAGCCTTCAAAGGGCAACGCTTCGGAACGTTTGGCAGTTTCCCAATCCTTGGCCCATCAACGATGAGTGCCGGATCTTCACACCAATTGAGGGCCCGCTCGAATTGCTCCAGATGAGTGGCAACATTACTCAGACCGAAAAGGGCGAGACCTACCTGCACGCCCATGCAACGATATCGATGGGCCGCCCCGAGGGGACCTGTTTTGGCGGACATCTCGTCGAGGGGTGCACCATTTTCAGCACCTGCGAGATGGTGATTGCCGAGATCGATAATCTTGCTTTCATGCGCCTGATGGATAAGCAGACGAAAGTGGGCGAGATCTACGGCATCCCGACTGATGGCATGTCAAAGGCCGATATCAGCAAAGAGGTTGCTCGGCGCAAGGCGCGACCAAGCCCTCACGGGAAAAAATAA
- a CDS encoding molybdopterin-dependent oxidoreductase has protein sequence MSQDNFTGVVRSGCFFCQGGCGIEVHVEDGRAVRVEGDSDHPNNKGNLCVKGRAGIEVLYHPDRLLHPMKRAGARGENKWERIGWDEAIETCATKLGNIIDRHGPLAITGGDGTKADEVAWIVDLFLLNLGTTNRTGPGRAQCMMPRRSASNATLGNYYSPDYEGSPDCLLLWGDQPEITHHNSILGWKALAHSQKGGKTIVIDPRRTALARKANVWLPVRPGTDAALAMSMIHVIIEEELYDRNFVERWSNASYLIDTQTSKPLKNASGDYLIWDLHANAEAPAGTPGASVAISGEYIAGDVHCKPVWQLLKERCAKYEPRLAEAITWVPAADIARAARLYSTSNPAALAWGVGIDMCVSAHQTARACMILEVITGNIDIPGGNMHPAPSYEGCRTFTDKFGETLPDEAYEKQLGADRFRLCAGLLTKRYANNPAVLKAILTGKPYPVRAWVSIGGNPIMTWSNSREVFDALMALDFHMAVDLFMTPSAQIADIVLPAPTHFEKERLMETHGYGPYGNVRCVRAVEPLGEVRDEFEVCGDILRKMGKDQNWPWHNIVEFFEERLQESDMTWEQTVEAGGAFDGIVYRKHESEFYREKGGFPTNTGKAEIFSTVWQDKGYDPLPTYIAPPEEKITVSAQGNGTRPHAEEEFPFTIITGGRLPNFFHSQHRQVKTLRKIHPEPRCQIHPKAAEKLGVKTGDWICIETPRGRCAQRAKLFDGMDPRILHVEHGWWFPEEEPTLPHLYGAFRSNANTLTPNADPYLDEGFGGYMLRGFQGKACKITEEEAMAIGLETQTPLKSPVA, from the coding sequence ATGAGCCAGGACAATTTCACTGGTGTTGTGCGGTCAGGCTGTTTTTTCTGCCAAGGGGGCTGCGGCATCGAGGTCCATGTCGAGGACGGTCGCGCCGTGCGTGTCGAGGGCGACTCGGATCATCCTAACAACAAGGGAAACCTCTGCGTAAAAGGCCGGGCCGGGATCGAGGTCCTCTACCATCCAGACCGCCTGCTCCATCCGATGAAGCGCGCTGGCGCCCGGGGAGAGAACAAATGGGAGCGCATCGGCTGGGACGAGGCCATTGAAACCTGCGCGACAAAGCTGGGCAATATCATTGACCGCCACGGCCCCCTCGCCATCACCGGCGGCGACGGCACCAAGGCCGACGAGGTCGCCTGGATAGTCGATCTTTTCCTGCTCAACCTGGGCACAACCAACCGAACAGGGCCCGGACGCGCCCAGTGCATGATGCCCCGCCGCTCGGCCTCAAACGCCACCCTTGGCAACTACTACTCGCCAGACTACGAGGGCAGCCCCGACTGCCTCCTTCTCTGGGGCGATCAACCCGAGATCACCCACCACAACTCCATCCTCGGCTGGAAGGCCCTCGCCCACTCCCAAAAGGGCGGCAAGACTATCGTCATCGACCCCCGGCGAACCGCGCTGGCTCGAAAGGCAAATGTCTGGCTCCCCGTCAGGCCGGGCACAGACGCCGCCCTCGCCATGAGCATGATCCACGTCATCATCGAGGAGGAGCTCTATGACCGTAATTTCGTCGAGCGCTGGTCAAACGCCTCCTACCTCATTGACACCCAAACGAGTAAACCGCTCAAAAACGCATCGGGCGATTATCTCATCTGGGATCTGCACGCCAATGCCGAGGCCCCGGCGGGCACACCGGGCGCCAGCGTAGCCATTTCGGGCGAATACATCGCTGGCGATGTACATTGCAAACCGGTCTGGCAGCTTTTAAAAGAGCGATGCGCGAAATACGAACCCAGACTGGCCGAGGCAATCACCTGGGTCCCCGCGGCAGACATCGCCCGCGCGGCCCGCCTTTACTCCACCTCTAATCCCGCCGCCCTCGCCTGGGGCGTGGGTATCGACATGTGCGTCTCGGCCCACCAGACGGCCCGCGCCTGCATGATCCTCGAAGTCATCACCGGCAACATCGACATTCCCGGCGGAAACATGCACCCCGCGCCCTCCTATGAGGGTTGCCGAACCTTCACCGACAAATTTGGGGAAACGCTGCCCGATGAGGCCTACGAAAAACAACTCGGTGCCGATCGCTTCCGTCTCTGCGCAGGCCTCCTAACCAAGCGCTACGCCAACAACCCGGCTGTCCTCAAGGCCATCCTCACCGGCAAACCCTACCCCGTCCGGGCCTGGGTGAGCATCGGCGGCAACCCGATTATGACCTGGAGCAATTCAAGAGAAGTCTTCGACGCCCTCATGGCGCTTGATTTCCACATGGCCGTCGATCTGTTCATGACCCCCTCGGCCCAGATCGCCGACATCGTCCTCCCCGCGCCAACACACTTTGAAAAAGAGCGCCTCATGGAAACCCATGGCTATGGCCCCTACGGCAACGTGCGCTGCGTGCGCGCGGTCGAGCCCTTGGGCGAGGTGCGCGATGAATTTGAAGTATGCGGCGACATCTTGAGAAAGATGGGAAAAGATCAGAACTGGCCCTGGCACAATATCGTCGAGTTCTTCGAGGAGCGCCTGCAGGAAAGCGACATGACCTGGGAGCAGACCGTCGAGGCGGGCGGCGCGTTCGACGGCATCGTCTACCGCAAGCACGAGAGCGAATTTTACCGCGAAAAGGGCGGCTTCCCAACGAATACCGGCAAGGCCGAAATATTCTCAACCGTCTGGCAGGACAAAGGCTACGATCCGCTGCCCACCTATATCGCCCCGCCCGAGGAGAAAATAACCGTCTCGGCCCAAGGCAACGGCACCCGGCCTCACGCAGAAGAAGAATTTCCCTTCACCATCATCACCGGCGGGCGGCTCCCTAACTTTTTTCACTCCCAACACCGCCAGGTCAAAACCCTGCGCAAGATTCACCCCGAGCCCCGCTGCCAGATACACCCCAAGGCCGCAGAAAAGCTCGGCGTCAAAACCGGCGATTGGATTTGCATCGAAACACCGCGCGGCCGCTGCGCCCAGCGGGCCAAGCTTTTTGACGGCATGGACCCGCGCATCCTCCACGTCGAGCATGGCTGGTGGTTCCCCGAAGAGGAGCCCACCCTGCCCCATCTCTACGGCGCCTTTCGCTCGAACGCCAACACCCTCACACCGAACGCCGACCCCTATCTCGATGAGGGCTTCGGGGGCTACATGCTCCGGGGTTTTCAGGGAAAGGCTTGCAAAATCACCGAAGAAGAGGCCATGGCCATCGGCCTTGAGACACAGACCCCTCTCAAATCGCCGGTCGCCTAG
- a CDS encoding DMT family transporter: MQTRTLGWGFLAILCWGLLPTVAGGSLSQTHPAWVLTGAFVASSLVFAYLPPFMGLPSVSEPEASRARWRGRLLGLWGLFFFHAFYFEAIQRAPIVEAILINYLWPLFIVLLAWVVLREPFRPAIAVGALLGAGGAVLVVGGQAAVFESRHALGYGFALASATAWSSYTVLLSKWGGGREFLLPASILSVGLSIVWLLVAAPPGVAWPEVPGPAAWGGIFYLGAIAVGVAILAWERAVSGDEVALLGTLSYLAPFLAAFFLWLILGKPIGEFTAAGMVSIVAGGLVAARWGGGGKKKLVSGGRGD; the protein is encoded by the coding sequence ATGCAAACACGAACGTTGGGCTGGGGTTTTCTCGCAATTTTATGCTGGGGCTTGCTTCCCACAGTTGCGGGAGGCTCGCTGAGCCAGACACATCCGGCCTGGGTGCTCACCGGGGCTTTTGTCGCCTCCTCGCTGGTATTCGCCTATCTGCCTCCTTTTATGGGGTTGCCGTCCGTTTCCGAGCCCGAGGCGTCCCGCGCCCGTTGGCGCGGACGGCTACTTGGTCTCTGGGGTCTTTTCTTTTTCCATGCTTTTTATTTTGAGGCAATTCAGCGCGCACCGATTGTCGAGGCGATTTTAATTAATTATCTGTGGCCGCTTTTTATTGTGCTCCTGGCCTGGGTAGTGCTCAGGGAGCCTTTTCGGCCGGCGATTGCAGTGGGCGCGCTGCTCGGCGCCGGTGGTGCTGTGCTGGTGGTAGGTGGGCAGGCGGCTGTGTTTGAGAGCCGTCATGCGCTGGGATACGGATTTGCGCTCGCAAGTGCCACGGCATGGTCAAGCTATACAGTTCTTTTGAGTAAATGGGGCGGGGGTCGCGAGTTTCTCCTTCCCGCATCGATTTTAAGCGTCGGGCTCTCTATTGTCTGGCTGCTCGTTGCGGCCCCGCCTGGTGTCGCTTGGCCCGAGGTGCCCGGGCCCGCCGCATGGGGAGGTATTTTCTATTTGGGCGCCATTGCGGTTGGTGTCGCAATACTCGCCTGGGAGAGAGCTGTATCCGGGGACGAGGTGGCCTTGCTCGGGACCTTGTCATATCTCGCGCCGTTCCTCGCGGCTTTTTTCCTTTGGCTGATTCTTGGAAAACCAATCGGCGAGTTCACCGCCGCCGGAATGGTATCTATCGTGGCAGGTGGTTTAGTTGCAGCCCGGTGGGGAGGCGGCGGTAAGAAGAAGCTGGTGTCAGGTGGCCGAGGCGATTGA
- a CDS encoding amidohydrolase family protein — protein sequence MTHASGKANGTRQAQPSFETRYLWQADLVCPVGSPPIRGGAVLTRGGRVEALGLPEEILSPGQVVQERGFGRAILIPGLVNAHTHLELSGARIEPAPMGEWIVGLVRETRGWPPHLFLSSSSLGVAASFEVGVTCVGDISASGHSRRIMSDLGMKGIVFKEVLGLLSAEADKIVESRVLGDAVPDTSALRFGVSPHAPYTTSLCLYRSALKAARENGWPTVTHLAESPEEARFINGGDGPLAEMHEALGSPTVDFESANSSPVRYLSDGGALAGIDLAVHCNQTDEADWALLAEAGVCVCLCPRSAVHLGHPFADAAGMRLAGLNLCLGTDSRASSPSLSVLEEAAALWEADPELSPEVLLEMCTVAGAEVLGFRQEGVGRIVPGGVADFAVVEPPPGKDEPELADIFHPAARVRTTVSDGVIRFERGD from the coding sequence ATGACCCACGCTAGCGGCAAGGCGAACGGCACCCGTCAAGCTCAGCCTTCTTTTGAAACTAGATATCTTTGGCAGGCGGATTTGGTCTGTCCTGTCGGCTCTCCGCCGATAAGGGGTGGCGCTGTCCTCACTCGTGGCGGGCGCGTTGAGGCTCTGGGTTTGCCAGAGGAGATTCTGTCGCCGGGGCAAGTGGTCCAAGAGAGAGGTTTTGGCCGGGCAATACTTATCCCAGGCCTTGTGAATGCCCATACCCATTTAGAGTTGAGTGGCGCACGAATTGAGCCCGCCCCGATGGGTGAGTGGATCGTAGGCCTTGTACGGGAGACGCGGGGCTGGCCGCCTCATCTTTTTCTTTCCTCATCAAGTCTGGGCGTGGCCGCCTCCTTCGAGGTGGGTGTCACCTGTGTGGGCGATATATCGGCCTCGGGACATAGCCGGCGGATAATGTCAGATCTGGGGATGAAGGGGATTGTCTTTAAAGAAGTGTTAGGGCTTTTATCTGCCGAGGCGGATAAGATTGTCGAGAGTAGAGTGCTAGGCGATGCGGTGCCCGACACGAGTGCCCTGCGGTTCGGGGTAAGCCCACATGCGCCCTACACCACGTCGCTTTGTCTCTATCGCTCTGCGCTCAAAGCTGCCCGAGAAAACGGATGGCCCACTGTCACGCATCTTGCCGAGAGCCCTGAGGAGGCTCGATTTATCAATGGGGGAGATGGTCCGCTTGCCGAAATGCATGAGGCGCTGGGTAGCCCCACGGTGGATTTTGAGTCTGCTAATTCCTCACCTGTCCGATATCTATCGGATGGTGGTGCGCTAGCAGGAATTGATTTGGCGGTCCACTGCAACCAGACGGATGAGGCGGATTGGGCTCTTCTGGCCGAGGCTGGTGTTTGCGTCTGTCTTTGTCCGCGCTCGGCCGTGCACTTGGGACACCCTTTTGCCGACGCCGCTGGCATGCGGCTGGCGGGGCTGAATTTATGTCTGGGTACGGATAGCCGAGCGAGTAGCCCTTCGCTTTCGGTGCTTGAGGAGGCGGCTGCGCTTTGGGAGGCGGACCCTGAACTGAGCCCCGAGGTGCTTCTTGAGATGTGCACAGTGGCGGGCGCTGAAGTGCTCGGATTCAGGCAAGAAGGAGTGGGGCGAATTGTCCCCGGCGGGGTGGCGGATTTCGCTGTCGTTGAGCCGCCGCCCGGAAAAGATGAGCCTGAGCTTGCTGATATCTTCCACCCGGCGGCAAGAGTTCGCACGACAGTATCGGACGGTGTTATACGATTTGAGCGTGGCGATTAG
- a CDS encoding amidase encodes MSGDICYLSAYELSEKIHAKQLSPVEITEALLRRIESLNEKYLAFLTVAGDQAIEAAKKAEAEIAQGRSLGPLHGVPYGAKDIIDTAGVRTTMGSSFHRENVPNEDAECICRLKEAGAIMLGKTHTHEFAAASTTINPHWGTCRNPWNPERIVGGSSGGSAAAVAAGMVPMAIGTDTGGSIRTPSAFCGDVGFKPTHGRVSIRGICPNVLSLDHAGPMTRCARDAAMFLNVMAGHDPLDSKTRNVPVPDYTAGLDKGVKGSRIILCPDYYSNTEVDSEVQAAFDNAAQVFRDLGANVEEVSFPGAHRFTDLFPSVAGPEFAEFHRPFYEKNPDGYGQDVRERVEWSLAISLDDYVRALRERVLLRREATKFLRAADVLITPAVPCAAPPIETLMAEINGRDVPFKNLHRPFLSSHNMTGNPSLVVPMGLNKLGLPLSLNIAAAPWREANVLRAAHAYETATPEIRAKRPPVN; translated from the coding sequence GTGTCAGGCGATATTTGTTATCTGAGCGCATATGAGCTCTCAGAGAAAATCCACGCAAAACAACTCTCTCCGGTGGAAATAACCGAGGCGCTTTTGCGCCGCATCGAGTCCTTGAACGAAAAATATCTTGCCTTTTTGACCGTCGCTGGCGATCAGGCAATCGAGGCCGCGAAAAAAGCCGAGGCCGAAATTGCCCAGGGCCGCAGCCTCGGGCCCCTCCATGGCGTGCCCTACGGCGCGAAAGACATTATCGACACCGCAGGCGTGCGCACCACAATGGGCTCAAGTTTTCACCGCGAAAACGTGCCCAACGAGGACGCCGAATGTATCTGCCGCCTGAAAGAGGCTGGCGCGATTATGCTCGGCAAGACACACACCCACGAGTTTGCCGCCGCATCGACCACCATCAATCCCCACTGGGGGACCTGCCGGAACCCATGGAACCCAGAGCGAATCGTTGGCGGCTCAAGCGGGGGCTCGGCGGCGGCTGTTGCGGCGGGGATGGTCCCGATGGCGATTGGCACCGACACGGGCGGCTCGATTCGAACGCCCTCGGCTTTTTGTGGTGACGTGGGCTTTAAACCCACCCACGGGCGGGTAAGCATCCGGGGTATCTGCCCGAATGTTCTGAGCCTCGACCATGCCGGGCCGATGACCCGATGTGCGCGCGATGCCGCGATGTTCCTGAACGTGATGGCGGGCCATGATCCGCTGGATTCAAAAACGCGAAACGTTCCCGTCCCCGACTACACGGCAGGGCTGGACAAGGGCGTGAAGGGAAGCCGTATAATTCTTTGCCCTGATTATTATTCAAATACCGAGGTGGACTCGGAAGTTCAGGCCGCTTTTGATAACGCTGCCCAGGTTTTTCGCGATCTGGGTGCGAATGTCGAGGAGGTGTCTTTCCCGGGTGCGCACCGCTTCACGGATTTGTTCCCGAGTGTCGCGGGCCCTGAGTTCGCAGAATTCCACCGCCCGTTTTATGAAAAAAATCCGGATGGCTATGGCCAGGATGTGCGCGAGCGGGTCGAGTGGTCGCTAGCGATTTCGCTCGATGATTATGTTCGTGCGCTAAGAGAGCGCGTTCTGCTCCGCCGCGAGGCCACAAAATTCCTGCGCGCGGCCGATGTGCTGATAACCCCTGCCGTGCCCTGCGCCGCCCCGCCGATAGAAACTTTGATGGCCGAGATCAACGGGCGCGATGTACCCTTTAAAAATCTTCACCGCCCGTTTTTGTCGAGCCACAACATGACGGGCAACCCCTCGCTGGTTGTTCCGATGGGGTTGAATAAACTCGGCCTTCCCCTGTCGCTGAACATTGCCGCCGCCCCATGGCGGGAGGCCAATGTGTTAAGAGCCGCCCACGCCTACGAGACAGCCACCCCGGAGATACGGGCCAAACGCCCGCCTGTAAACTAG
- a CDS encoding pentapeptide repeat-containing protein — MPCAFYAERPSPFQELGPGCQFGGHEHDLINVDGVKLCPFHAPIENSDGNKTKKGFWDARQLREFYERVHVRIDTAKDNDDTCDLTGVVFPGVADFSEKEFPTVCFFVAKFDGIANFFGARFSGGDVNFDGARFSGGTTNFYKAKFSGGGASFVEARFGGNVTTFLEAGFSGGPARFIRAEFIGGSVIFSETQFTGGDAYFHGAQFSCGYSGFEKAKFSGFADFSAPGGENKEDSDKRIFREVHFGGARFEGKSKGNNNYGVTFENRRFLQQASFEDCFFASAPRFHGCELHPDTEFSGAEFPDTKSDGSDRAYRTLKLAMESVRSRNEEAMFYALEQKSLRHRSDTRQSAKIVSYLYEIMSDYGRDFILPIFWLLFVSFVFSQFYGDLAGAVGTECLQKMGNVGFAVQQIFRPFEIWKLATNGVSCGLGIKLIGTVQSLATLSLFALFLLALRRRFKMD, encoded by the coding sequence ATGCCCTGCGCGTTTTATGCCGAACGGCCGTCTCCGTTTCAAGAGCTTGGACCCGGCTGTCAGTTCGGTGGTCATGAGCATGATCTCATTAATGTCGATGGTGTGAAATTGTGCCCCTTTCATGCGCCTATTGAAAATAGTGATGGGAATAAAACTAAAAAAGGGTTTTGGGATGCCAGGCAACTTCGGGAATTTTATGAACGGGTTCATGTCAGGATCGATACCGCAAAAGATAATGATGACACCTGCGACCTGACCGGAGTCGTGTTTCCAGGCGTTGCCGATTTTTCAGAAAAAGAATTTCCGACGGTCTGTTTTTTCGTGGCGAAGTTCGATGGGATTGCAAATTTCTTTGGGGCGCGATTCAGCGGTGGAGATGTAAACTTCGATGGGGCGAGGTTCAGCGGCGGGACTACGAATTTTTATAAAGCAAAATTCAGCGGAGGGGGTGCGAGCTTCGTTGAAGCGAGGTTTGGCGGCAATGTTACAACTTTTCTTGAAGCGGGATTCAGTGGCGGGCCTGCGCGGTTCATTCGGGCGGAGTTCATTGGGGGGTCTGTAATTTTCAGTGAAACGCAGTTCACCGGCGGAGATGCCTATTTCCATGGAGCGCAATTCAGCTGCGGGTATTCAGGATTTGAGAAAGCAAAATTCAGTGGCTTTGCTGATTTTTCCGCGCCGGGAGGAGAAAATAAGGAAGATTCAGATAAAAGAATTTTCCGAGAAGTGCATTTTGGGGGGGCACGGTTCGAGGGGAAATCCAAGGGAAATAACAATTATGGTGTCACTTTTGAAAATCGGCGATTTTTACAACAAGCCAGTTTTGAGGATTGTTTTTTTGCCTCGGCTCCCCGGTTTCACGGCTGTGAGCTTCACCCGGACACCGAATTTTCCGGTGCAGAATTCCCTGACACTAAATCCGACGGATCTGATCGGGCCTACCGCACTCTCAAACTCGCGATGGAAAGTGTTCGCTCCCGAAACGAAGAGGCGATGTTTTATGCGCTAGAACAGAAAAGCCTCCGTCATCGAAGCGATACAAGACAATCGGCTAAAATAGTTTCGTATCTATACGAAATTATGTCTGATTATGGGCGAGATTTTATATTACCAATATTCTGGTTGCTGTTCGTGAGTTTTGTGTTTTCGCAATTCTATGGAGACTTGGCGGGAGCGGTGGGTACGGAATGTTTGCAAAAGATGGGTAACGTGGGCTTCGCTGTCCAGCAAATTTTTAGACCATTTGAAATATGGAAGTTGGCAACTAATGGCGTTTCTTGTGGGTTAGGGATTAAATTGATCGGTACGGTGCAATCTCTCGCGACGCTCTCTTTATTCGCCCTGTTCCTTCTCGCGTTGCGTCGCCGCTTCAAGATGGACTAA